A genomic window from Pelagicoccus albus includes:
- a CDS encoding HDOD domain-containing protein — MANILLVDSDEVAQKAMRGIVSRAGHRFATVESGAEAFKFIRSNIKVDLIYVELRLKGDSGLSFVQQLKADSLLRLIPIVVYTGYPEKEGVRQALEFRVQNVLLKPYLEEAVYAEISKARSDPWWQKSFEAGHLDWDPERLEGMLCKLRAGLAAGRSTFEKWKVSSGQPAEKVIAWLKQVSTVAGNAGAHAVSYCLDELCLKASVGEWPSGKDSAAPLGFASGMIDCYLNPDEVPDGFKTEEEQNSEEEARERAYWSNAFLEDRCPVVGRAQLEKELDRLASCPTAESIVAAFKMSANGKSTSLAPLLDLIQNDPGLSSTVLGAANRLKKSGDSDLGSDIEDTRIAVGQLGENRLAVMGGELEAVEERMFEFDRHSSWRSFRMFQLGTARIAAYICDQLDLPDLRSAAYTAGLASDIGSLLLARLHPYAYPAIRDHVKQFGLTEAAAEKQFLTCSTRELAHYFSEKQGLPKRIVNVLKWLENVEDARVDRELVAVVSLARHLCVLNKVGYCGLSSEEETGGLSHREDWRVLSKRLYLNFDIARFERLVRLECSVIKRELSGGLS; from the coding sequence ATGGCCAACATCCTTTTAGTAGATTCCGACGAAGTGGCTCAAAAGGCCATGAGAGGCATCGTTTCGCGAGCAGGGCACCGCTTTGCTACTGTTGAGTCAGGGGCCGAGGCGTTTAAATTTATCCGGTCTAATATCAAAGTAGATTTGATTTATGTAGAGTTGCGGCTGAAGGGCGATAGCGGGCTCAGCTTCGTTCAACAGTTGAAGGCGGACAGTTTGCTGCGGCTGATACCGATCGTTGTGTACACAGGTTATCCGGAAAAGGAAGGTGTGCGGCAGGCTTTGGAATTCCGGGTGCAGAACGTATTACTCAAGCCTTATCTAGAGGAAGCGGTTTATGCGGAAATTTCGAAAGCCAGATCGGATCCTTGGTGGCAAAAGAGTTTTGAGGCCGGTCATTTGGATTGGGATCCCGAACGTTTGGAAGGTATGCTTTGCAAGTTGCGGGCCGGTTTGGCAGCGGGCCGTTCTACCTTTGAAAAGTGGAAGGTCAGCTCCGGACAACCAGCTGAGAAAGTGATCGCCTGGTTGAAGCAAGTATCCACCGTTGCGGGTAATGCAGGAGCTCATGCGGTTTCGTATTGCCTGGATGAGCTTTGTCTGAAGGCGTCTGTAGGTGAATGGCCCAGCGGCAAAGACAGTGCCGCTCCACTGGGCTTTGCTTCGGGGATGATTGACTGTTATCTCAATCCTGACGAAGTGCCCGATGGGTTTAAGACGGAGGAGGAGCAGAATTCAGAAGAAGAAGCTCGCGAGAGGGCCTATTGGTCTAATGCGTTTTTGGAAGATCGCTGTCCGGTTGTCGGAAGAGCTCAACTTGAAAAAGAATTGGATCGCTTGGCGAGTTGTCCAACTGCGGAGTCTATCGTCGCCGCGTTTAAGATGTCAGCAAATGGCAAGAGTACCTCCCTGGCTCCCTTGCTCGATTTGATTCAGAACGACCCCGGTTTGAGCTCAACGGTTTTGGGTGCGGCTAACAGACTGAAGAAGAGTGGCGATTCCGATCTAGGTAGCGACATCGAGGATACGCGTATAGCGGTAGGGCAGCTTGGCGAAAATCGGCTAGCAGTTATGGGAGGCGAGCTGGAAGCGGTCGAAGAACGTATGTTCGAGTTTGATAGGCATTCCAGCTGGAGATCCTTCCGTATGTTTCAACTGGGTACAGCAAGAATCGCAGCCTACATTTGCGATCAACTGGATTTGCCGGATCTTCGTTCGGCCGCCTACACGGCTGGCCTAGCGAGTGATATCGGTAGTCTTCTGCTGGCGCGTCTTCACCCCTACGCTTATCCAGCTATTCGTGATCATGTTAAGCAATTTGGACTGACCGAAGCTGCTGCGGAAAAACAATTTTTGACCTGCTCGACTCGGGAGCTCGCTCACTATTTCTCTGAAAAACAGGGTCTGCCGAAACGTATCGTTAATGTTTTGAAGTGGTTGGAGAATGTAGAGGACGCTCGGGTCGATAGGGAACTTGTGGCTGTGGTTTCTCTGGCCCGGCATTTGTGCGTGTTGAATAAGGTGGGGTATTGCGGACTCTCTAGTGAAGAAGAAACTGGGGGGCTATCCCACCGAGAGGATTGGCGTGTCTTGAGTAAACGTTTGTATCTAAATTTCGATATAGCGCGTTTCGAGAGACTCGTACGTTTGGAGTGCTCCGTGATCAAACGAGAGCTAAGTGGAGGACTCTCGTAG
- a CDS encoding VCBS repeat-containing protein, translating to MSNSTPCLTLLLAGFALMSPCSGQPRSNLSSEPLALVGSSEYAGPLFETISSEQSGLTSINEYSHPEAWKRYWHQYYNGSIGTAAIVGDVNGDELPDIYLVSKDSANSLYLNSGDFRFEDVTESAGVAGTKGFGSGASFVDIDNDGDLDLYTCYVGSPNQLFLNDGTGRFDDVSEEWGLAINTGTNSPSFADFDCDGDMDLYLQCNFLESANKPEGMPDLLLENVGGQFVDITESAGIHGRGQGHAAIWWDFNEDGLPDLYVANDFEPADKLYRNNGDKTFSDVIEDVVVSAPYFGMGADLGDINNDGHIDFMVADMASPDHVKHHVSVGTQGSYLLGISKTKVSQYMYNMLSLKIGPSQFAEVAQLAGLQATGWTWAVRLVDMDNDGSLDAYFSTGMIREFHNTDLSNRMGNARSVMQRIRAYENSPPLLEDNLAFRNLGSLEFVPVGEEWGLDLNGISFAASFADFDRDGDLDLLINNLNAPPTLYRNRSVQGNRVVIRLEGSESNRYGYGAKVTARSNGQVQTRELTSTRGYMSQDEAIVHFSFEDAESIETLRIDWPSGACQEIENLPLGTFYRIKEANTEEEAEPEHRTLFSISSIEVPDDTESEEEFYDVFGKQALLPFDETWEGPFISTADLDGDGWMDVVMGGSTGQETRVFRNDNGSSLELVESDVFYDDYDSEDSGLSFFDYDSDGDLDLLVLAGSMELDEGSEFYRDRIYLQGEDLEFEKLEYDSFPAPSIASRGHAFLDVDSDGDLDLVIGGGTNKDAYPSSGDNAVWLRTEEGFELDELSDFSRAFAKSGKVSELLSVDVDADGDLDLVQVNDWGVPILWENRSSTLLRNDGAMPARDMHGLWRSVESGDFDGDGRIDIVLGNIGQNSKYKPNSEEPVALFFQKRDGVGAQLLAETVEGELRAMETRNIAAKSFAAEIAANTSTYEEYARKTIEEIFPNLDTAFEKYWMVENRSLLLLQVEDMKFEIRELPREAQIGIAKDLLVADFNQDGWDDLVIAHEPLPPNSWAGRRLRGHISFLLGGPNAEFTALMPYDSGLELEGYPRSLGCADLNGDGNLELLVGTSEGPLVVFELN from the coding sequence ATGAGCAACTCTACCCCTTGCCTAACGCTCTTACTGGCCGGCTTTGCCCTTATGTCCCCTTGCTCGGGGCAGCCCAGATCTAATCTGAGTTCGGAACCTCTAGCTTTGGTGGGCTCCTCTGAATACGCCGGACCGCTCTTCGAAACGATCAGCTCGGAGCAATCGGGCCTGACGTCTATCAACGAATATAGCCATCCGGAAGCGTGGAAGCGTTATTGGCATCAGTACTACAATGGTAGCATCGGGACTGCCGCGATCGTGGGTGATGTTAATGGGGACGAATTGCCCGATATATATCTAGTCAGCAAAGATTCTGCGAATAGCTTGTATCTGAACTCTGGTGACTTCCGCTTTGAGGATGTGACAGAGTCGGCGGGAGTTGCGGGAACCAAAGGCTTCGGTTCGGGCGCCTCGTTTGTCGATATCGATAATGATGGCGATCTGGATCTCTACACTTGTTACGTGGGGTCTCCGAATCAGCTTTTCCTAAACGATGGGACTGGTAGATTCGATGACGTATCGGAGGAGTGGGGACTCGCAATCAATACAGGTACCAATTCTCCGTCGTTTGCGGATTTCGACTGTGATGGAGATATGGATCTCTATTTGCAGTGCAACTTTTTGGAGTCAGCCAATAAGCCAGAGGGGATGCCCGATCTGTTGCTGGAGAATGTGGGAGGACAGTTTGTAGACATCACCGAATCGGCTGGAATCCATGGTCGAGGTCAAGGGCACGCCGCGATCTGGTGGGATTTTAACGAAGACGGTTTACCGGACCTCTACGTGGCCAATGATTTCGAGCCCGCAGACAAGTTGTATCGAAATAATGGGGATAAAACATTTTCGGATGTTATCGAAGACGTCGTCGTAAGCGCTCCCTATTTCGGTATGGGTGCGGATCTGGGAGACATCAACAATGATGGGCACATTGATTTCATGGTCGCCGACATGGCTTCGCCCGACCACGTGAAGCACCATGTTTCTGTGGGCACCCAAGGCTCGTACTTGCTCGGAATATCGAAGACGAAAGTGAGCCAGTACATGTATAATATGTTGTCCCTGAAAATAGGGCCTAGCCAATTTGCGGAGGTTGCCCAGCTAGCCGGGCTGCAAGCGACAGGGTGGACCTGGGCGGTACGGTTGGTCGACATGGATAACGACGGAAGCTTGGACGCTTATTTTTCGACCGGTATGATCCGTGAGTTCCACAATACGGATCTATCAAACCGTATGGGTAACGCTCGTAGCGTGATGCAACGAATTCGAGCCTACGAAAATAGCCCGCCGCTGCTGGAAGACAACTTGGCATTTCGTAATCTAGGTTCGTTGGAGTTTGTCCCTGTAGGAGAAGAGTGGGGCTTGGATTTGAACGGGATTAGCTTTGCAGCAAGTTTTGCAGACTTCGATCGGGACGGAGATTTGGATTTGCTGATCAATAACCTTAACGCTCCGCCCACACTCTATCGTAATCGTAGCGTCCAAGGAAATCGTGTTGTAATCCGATTGGAAGGTTCTGAGAGCAATCGTTATGGATATGGCGCGAAAGTGACGGCTCGTTCCAACGGGCAGGTGCAGACGCGTGAATTGACCTCGACGCGTGGTTACATGTCTCAGGACGAAGCGATTGTTCATTTCTCATTTGAGGATGCGGAATCGATAGAGACTCTCCGGATCGACTGGCCTAGTGGAGCTTGTCAAGAAATCGAGAACCTCCCTCTGGGGACCTTTTATCGTATAAAAGAAGCGAATACGGAAGAAGAAGCTGAACCTGAACATCGGACCCTGTTTTCCATTAGTTCGATTGAGGTACCGGACGATACTGAAAGCGAGGAAGAGTTTTACGATGTATTTGGAAAGCAAGCTTTGCTACCGTTTGACGAAACGTGGGAAGGACCTTTTATCTCGACAGCTGATTTGGATGGTGACGGTTGGATGGATGTGGTTATGGGCGGATCAACCGGACAAGAGACTCGGGTCTTTAGAAACGATAATGGCAGCTCGCTCGAGCTCGTAGAGTCGGATGTATTTTACGACGACTACGATAGCGAAGACAGTGGCTTATCCTTTTTCGATTACGATTCGGATGGCGACCTAGATCTGCTCGTTTTGGCGGGGAGTATGGAGTTGGACGAAGGTAGCGAATTTTACAGAGACAGAATTTACCTTCAGGGGGAGGATCTCGAATTCGAAAAATTGGAATACGATTCGTTTCCCGCACCTTCGATTGCATCACGTGGGCATGCCTTTCTAGATGTCGATTCCGATGGCGATTTGGACCTCGTTATTGGAGGAGGGACAAACAAGGACGCGTATCCAAGTAGTGGGGATAATGCTGTTTGGTTGCGAACGGAGGAAGGTTTCGAGCTCGATGAGCTAAGCGACTTTAGCCGAGCTTTTGCGAAGTCTGGCAAGGTTTCGGAGTTGTTGTCTGTCGATGTCGATGCGGACGGCGACTTGGATTTGGTACAAGTGAACGATTGGGGTGTTCCTATCCTTTGGGAAAATCGTAGTTCGACTTTGCTTAGAAATGACGGAGCCATGCCTGCTCGTGACATGCATGGACTTTGGCGATCAGTGGAAAGCGGGGACTTTGATGGCGATGGTCGTATCGATATCGTGCTGGGAAACATAGGACAAAACTCGAAATACAAACCAAACTCCGAGGAGCCAGTGGCTTTGTTTTTTCAGAAGAGGGATGGTGTTGGAGCTCAGCTCTTGGCTGAAACGGTGGAAGGGGAGCTCAGGGCGATGGAGACTAGAAATATCGCCGCTAAATCTTTTGCAGCCGAAATAGCTGCAAATACCTCGACCTATGAAGAGTACGCTCGAAAAACGATAGAGGAGATTTTTCCAAACCTAGATACGGCGTTCGAGAAGTATTGGATGGTTGAGAACCGAAGCCTGCTATTGCTGCAGGTTGAAGACATGAAGTTCGAAATTCGAGAGTTGCCTCGAGAGGCTCAAATCGGGATCGCCAAAGATCTTCTGGTGGCGGACTTCAATCAGGATGGCTGGGATGATTTGGTGATCGCTCATGAACCACTGCCACCGAATTCATGGGCGGGTCGCCGACTGCGTGGACACATTAGCTTTTTGTTGGGTGGACCTAACGCAGAATTTACGGCCCTTATGCCTTACGATTCCGGTTTAGAATTGGAAGGTTACCCGAGGTCGCTGGGCTGCGCCGATTTGAATGGTGACGGAAATCTTGAATTGTTGGTGGGAACCTCCGAAGGACCGCTTGTGGTGTTCGAGCTTAATTGA
- a CDS encoding DUF1853 family protein: protein MDSKEESFSKAILESIERQPVLLGELPEAKILELGTFDERGPVLLDFRQKLGHLYEDAFWALMQSSRRYEPMERNIQIFGPEGATLGELDFLLKDCESGRWVHVEFAVKFYLAWRGHDGCCRFIGPDPRDSWESKLERMKERQLRLGLSEVGASFLSETYGVDALEVRQRVYGIIFHHISDVNSEAPERVSSNYSKGRWLYRSQLTEFLPKPENVWVIPKCLWPCSITPGLLKHLEQYPAVKLRESAKDHAIMIWDDARSEKVFLLEDYWPQARLK, encoded by the coding sequence ATGGATTCGAAGGAAGAGAGCTTTTCGAAGGCTATTCTTGAAAGCATAGAGCGTCAGCCAGTCCTGCTGGGAGAGTTGCCAGAGGCGAAAATTTTGGAGTTGGGCACTTTCGATGAGCGTGGGCCGGTCCTGCTAGATTTTAGGCAGAAGCTAGGACATTTGTACGAAGATGCATTTTGGGCTCTCATGCAGTCCAGTCGACGTTACGAACCCATGGAGCGGAATATCCAGATATTCGGTCCGGAAGGAGCGACCTTGGGGGAGTTGGACTTTCTTCTCAAGGATTGTGAATCAGGCCGCTGGGTTCATGTGGAATTTGCGGTCAAGTTTTACCTAGCTTGGAGAGGCCACGACGGGTGTTGCCGCTTTATCGGTCCTGATCCTAGAGATTCCTGGGAATCTAAATTGGAACGCATGAAGGAGCGACAGCTTCGACTGGGCTTGAGCGAAGTGGGGGCTTCGTTTTTGAGTGAAACTTATGGAGTTGATGCTCTGGAAGTTAGGCAGCGAGTTTATGGAATAATCTTTCATCACATCAGCGATGTTAACTCTGAAGCTCCCGAAAGAGTCAGCTCGAATTACTCGAAAGGACGCTGGCTCTATCGCTCGCAATTGACGGAATTTCTCCCAAAGCCGGAAAATGTATGGGTGATTCCTAAATGTCTTTGGCCCTGTTCTATAACACCAGGTCTACTCAAACACCTGGAACAGTATCCCGCTGTTAAGTTACGTGAGTCAGCCAAGGATCACGCTATTATGATCTGGGATGACGCGAGATCGGAAAAGGTTTTCTTGCTGGAAGACTACTGGCCACAAGCCAGATTGAAGTAG
- a CDS encoding ATP-binding protein: MKILKGDWQKSVVAASVLVSTFVTAVAASDQVSGVPWYSVYEPEMTGAKYEITNLSLDPLGRMVATSGEKLLVYDGEHWISYEPKSEVYDSAPVLYAATRGPDGRFYCSSNLGISRIILSGDYRYELVPIEGAERTEDMHLRYSFVHGPYVYFYEYSDIVRFDPVSGTIVYDAIERHASSQFLPLGEDILEFGTALSVYLNDPEGGSTEIDTSLVNDGRYETRTAAHWNGQIYLGTDAGVSVVKDGVAVPWDCEINELETRSVAAMTPLSDDYLAVSIKSQGVYVLDSKGRVAQLLDRQIDHRFGDIRNLVSVGNHVLWASFGRSVVRLDLLSPLTNYSALIPYATIYPRFFEHRDKLHLVTGGKIVSAQYFEGGALKGYKTLFDQAPEAIVSAVSTEDGIVCTDYDSVYLLGDDGSVQTIAELDEINLVVRPATEEGYLLAAGPTAIYLLEKVSGEWRYSGKSVPSDGQVIFSVELDDGSVWLEQGPGRCLRVVIDEGAIQATHFGTDDGLYPSWVNIWKYGDQICFGAEQMLEVLTWTEEGGFEPFVRDSFPWVKDLNGVTRPGLDTKGNLWVPTNGSQHVILKPDASGTFEVDSTKLSKLEGEIIIKAIPRQNGSVWLIGRNHVYHYDPLRENGDGGKGETVVYQVELVRNNEVIYSLDDKREGKPLDLPFASNKLRFQITTPSIGYVGDVSHEYFLDGVTETWTKVATSGELLLLNLREGNYTLKVRTLFDGVPSESVDKMSFTIRPPWFRKDAAYFGYALGSIVFVLALVHFFRFRSEKKNKLLQVLVQERTEGLRKANERLNDANQQLYEMYEKTKAADQAKSTFLATVSHEMRTPLNSIIGPAELLMETQKGEFQQKFLGLIKAAGLHLLEFIDDVLEFSASESTERPFVYEPVHVKQLLLQISDSMMIKANELGVALNFEFQEDCPMYWNADTKAINQIVTNLLNNAFKFTKEGSITLSAGAEQNDAGQPLLVMSVKDTGIGISKDEQESIFEPFHQVENTFTRQYDGAGLGLAIVKQIVDRMEGAIVCQSELGEGSCFRVALPLVVANEEEEVGYQLRTSAGALELEGKAILLVDDNVPNREVAKGILSRFKCEVVEAENGKSAILLANSRKFDLILIDIRMPVMSGLEASKWIRNEENLNVKTPIVALSAFLSESVKMQCEEAGIDGYLSKPVVPEVLANVIFESLKKAG; encoded by the coding sequence GTGAAGATCCTGAAGGGTGACTGGCAGAAATCTGTTGTCGCAGCGTCGGTTTTAGTGAGCACCTTTGTCACTGCGGTCGCAGCTTCGGATCAAGTAAGCGGGGTGCCGTGGTATTCGGTTTACGAGCCGGAAATGACGGGTGCGAAGTACGAGATAACCAATCTCTCGCTAGATCCGTTGGGTAGGATGGTGGCAACTAGCGGGGAGAAGCTGTTGGTATATGATGGGGAACATTGGATCAGCTACGAACCCAAGTCCGAGGTTTACGATTCAGCTCCTGTTTTGTACGCAGCGACTCGAGGTCCAGATGGAAGGTTTTATTGCAGCAGCAATCTGGGGATCAGCCGCATCATCCTATCGGGAGATTATCGGTACGAGCTGGTTCCCATCGAGGGCGCTGAACGAACCGAGGATATGCATCTCCGCTACAGTTTTGTTCATGGGCCTTACGTTTACTTTTATGAGTACAGCGATATCGTGCGTTTTGATCCTGTATCAGGTACGATCGTATACGATGCGATTGAACGGCACGCCTCTTCTCAGTTTCTTCCCTTGGGCGAGGACATCTTAGAGTTCGGTACAGCTCTAAGTGTCTATCTGAATGATCCGGAAGGAGGTTCTACCGAGATTGATACGAGTTTGGTCAACGACGGGCGGTACGAGACGCGTACCGCAGCCCATTGGAACGGGCAAATTTATTTGGGAACGGATGCTGGGGTTAGTGTTGTGAAGGACGGGGTAGCAGTCCCTTGGGATTGTGAAATAAACGAGCTTGAGACCCGAAGCGTCGCCGCCATGACCCCGCTGTCTGATGACTACCTCGCGGTCTCGATCAAGTCGCAGGGCGTCTACGTCTTGGATTCCAAAGGACGGGTTGCTCAGTTGCTGGACCGCCAAATTGATCATCGTTTTGGCGATATTCGGAATCTTGTGAGCGTAGGGAATCATGTGCTTTGGGCCTCTTTCGGGCGCAGTGTAGTGCGTCTGGACTTGCTAAGTCCGCTAACCAATTATTCCGCCCTCATTCCCTATGCGACCATCTACCCCCGGTTCTTTGAGCATCGAGACAAATTGCATCTGGTTACTGGGGGCAAAATCGTCTCGGCCCAGTATTTCGAGGGTGGAGCTCTGAAAGGGTATAAGACTCTGTTTGATCAAGCGCCCGAAGCCATCGTTTCAGCTGTATCCACCGAAGATGGCATTGTTTGTACCGACTATGATTCTGTTTACTTACTTGGAGACGATGGCTCTGTCCAAACCATAGCTGAGCTCGACGAAATCAACTTAGTCGTACGGCCTGCAACTGAGGAGGGTTACCTTTTGGCTGCCGGGCCAACAGCGATTTACCTTCTCGAAAAAGTCAGTGGTGAATGGCGTTATAGCGGTAAGTCAGTGCCTTCTGATGGGCAGGTCATTTTCTCTGTCGAATTAGATGATGGAAGTGTCTGGTTGGAGCAAGGACCGGGCAGGTGTCTAAGAGTGGTGATTGATGAGGGAGCGATCCAGGCAACTCACTTTGGTACGGATGATGGACTTTATCCCTCATGGGTTAATATCTGGAAGTATGGCGACCAAATCTGCTTTGGAGCTGAGCAGATGTTAGAGGTTCTTACTTGGACCGAGGAGGGTGGTTTTGAGCCTTTTGTCCGAGATTCTTTTCCTTGGGTAAAGGATTTGAATGGCGTTACTCGCCCCGGGTTAGATACGAAAGGCAACCTGTGGGTGCCAACGAATGGATCGCAGCATGTAATCTTAAAACCAGACGCTTCCGGGACCTTTGAGGTGGATAGTACAAAGCTTTCCAAGCTGGAGGGAGAAATCATCATCAAAGCGATTCCACGCCAAAATGGATCGGTCTGGCTCATCGGGAGAAATCATGTTTACCACTATGATCCGCTTCGAGAAAATGGTGACGGCGGGAAGGGCGAGACTGTGGTCTACCAAGTTGAGCTGGTCAGAAACAACGAGGTCATTTATTCGCTCGACGACAAGAGGGAAGGGAAGCCGCTCGACCTACCATTTGCCAGCAATAAACTTCGTTTTCAGATAACGACTCCAAGTATTGGATACGTTGGTGATGTATCGCACGAGTATTTCTTAGATGGTGTTACTGAAACTTGGACCAAGGTGGCTACCTCTGGAGAGCTCCTTTTGCTCAATTTGCGCGAAGGCAATTACACACTCAAGGTTCGAACGCTTTTTGACGGGGTTCCAAGCGAAAGCGTAGATAAAATGAGCTTCACCATACGGCCTCCATGGTTTCGAAAGGATGCCGCCTATTTTGGATACGCTCTCGGTTCGATCGTGTTTGTTTTAGCGCTGGTCCATTTCTTCCGATTCAGATCCGAAAAGAAGAATAAGTTACTGCAGGTACTCGTACAGGAAAGGACAGAGGGGCTCCGCAAAGCGAACGAACGTCTAAACGACGCGAATCAGCAGCTCTATGAAATGTACGAAAAGACCAAAGCAGCCGACCAGGCGAAAAGCACGTTTCTAGCTACGGTAAGCCACGAGATGCGTACACCTCTCAATTCTATCATTGGTCCTGCTGAACTGTTGATGGAGACGCAGAAAGGCGAATTCCAGCAAAAGTTCTTGGGACTCATAAAAGCGGCGGGATTGCATCTTTTGGAATTCATCGACGATGTTCTGGAGTTTAGCGCGTCCGAATCTACAGAAAGGCCTTTCGTGTACGAACCAGTACATGTGAAGCAACTGCTTCTTCAGATATCGGACTCGATGATGATCAAGGCGAATGAGCTAGGTGTCGCTCTAAATTTTGAATTTCAGGAAGATTGCCCAATGTATTGGAATGCGGATACGAAAGCAATTAACCAGATCGTAACGAACCTTCTCAACAATGCTTTCAAGTTTACCAAAGAAGGAAGTATCACGTTATCCGCCGGTGCCGAGCAGAACGATGCAGGTCAGCCTTTGCTTGTCATGAGCGTAAAAGACACTGGAATCGGAATCTCGAAGGATGAACAGGAGAGTATCTTTGAACCCTTCCATCAGGTTGAAAACACGTTTACGCGGCAATACGATGGAGCGGGGTTAGGCTTGGCGATTGTGAAGCAGATCGTGGATCGCATGGAGGGAGCGATCGTTTGCCAGAGTGAGTTGGGCGAAGGGTCCTGTTTTAGAGTTGCCCTGCCGTTAGTTGTCGCGAATGAGGAAGAGGAGGTTGGGTATCAGTTGCGAACTTCGGCGGGTGCCCTAGAGTTAGAGGGAAAGGCCATCCTGCTGGTTGACGACAATGTCCCGAACCGTGAGGTCGCCAAGGGAATCCTATCGCGATTTAAGTGTGAAGTGGTGGAAGCGGAAAATGGCAAGTCGGCTATCCTGCTGGCCAATTCGCGCAAGTTTGACCTGATCCTTATTGATATTCGCATGCCGGTGATGAGTGGACTCGAGGCGAGTAAGTGGATCCGAAATGAAGAGAACTTGAATGTGAAAACCCCGATTGTCGCCCTTTCGGCATTTCTGTCCGAGTCGGTCAAGATGCAGTGCGAGGAAGCCGGAATAGATGGATACTTGAGCAAGCCGGTGGTCCCAGAGGTTTTGGCTAATGTGATTTTCGAAAGCCTGAAAAAGGCGGGGTGA
- a CDS encoding tetratricopeptide repeat protein: MPTPTLLKHIFGLLAAVSLAACFSAQESSSKELISDKLAALQESGPSYEILSDLARLYRDEGDMMNAAKYFHLASSHEGAGAGLWVELARVYMTAGKLEGANAVLKKGMELFPDAAELLYVQASAYVLQGKTPSAIYSMQKASKLEPENPKYSYKLAELLFLRGNEERAMAILDPMLEMDEPYKDAVLLHSQILFVSDSQRQGIRQVEKLFKKDEDDLRVKEALVAMLLENAMIEAEAGRVSRAVKTLEDANEVVPGEPDILLGLALLEHEQGEPTKAIDYCMEILERHPKDLKAYDFLGRLQRVEGMADKAEATFRKGLELAREAGSKEFIESFNKSLSPFD; encoded by the coding sequence GTGCCTACCCCAACGCTTTTAAAACATATCTTTGGACTGCTAGCGGCCGTTTCCTTGGCAGCTTGCTTTTCGGCTCAAGAGAGCTCTTCGAAAGAGCTGATATCCGATAAGTTGGCCGCACTCCAAGAGAGTGGCCCATCCTACGAGATCCTCTCGGATCTGGCCCGGCTTTATCGCGATGAAGGCGATATGATGAATGCGGCCAAGTATTTCCATTTGGCGAGTTCTCATGAAGGCGCTGGTGCTGGTCTCTGGGTGGAATTGGCTCGAGTTTATATGACTGCTGGCAAGCTCGAGGGAGCGAATGCCGTCCTGAAAAAGGGGATGGAGTTGTTTCCGGATGCCGCGGAGCTACTCTACGTGCAGGCGAGCGCTTATGTGCTACAGGGCAAGACTCCTTCTGCAATCTATTCGATGCAGAAGGCTTCCAAGCTAGAACCAGAAAATCCCAAGTACTCCTACAAGCTTGCTGAGTTGCTTTTTCTGCGTGGAAACGAAGAGAGGGCGATGGCTATTTTGGATCCAATGCTAGAAATGGACGAACCTTACAAGGATGCGGTTCTGCTGCATTCGCAGATATTATTTGTATCCGATAGTCAACGACAGGGTATTCGGCAGGTCGAAAAGCTTTTCAAGAAGGATGAGGACGATCTTCGAGTGAAGGAAGCCCTTGTCGCCATGTTGTTGGAAAATGCCATGATCGAAGCGGAAGCTGGTCGCGTTAGCAGGGCTGTGAAAACTTTGGAAGATGCGAACGAGGTAGTTCCGGGCGAGCCGGATATTTTGCTCGGTCTCGCTTTACTCGAGCATGAGCAAGGAGAGCCTACCAAGGCGATTGATTATTGTATGGAGATTTTGGAACGGCATCCGAAGGATCTCAAAGCGTACGACTTCTTGGGGCGTCTTCAACGCGTAGAGGGAATGGCGGATAAAGCTGAGGCTACTTTCCGAAAAGGACTTGAGTTGGCTCGGGAGGCGGGCAGCAAGGAGTTCATCGAATCCTTCAACAAGTCGCTTAGCCCATTTGACTAG